CCAGAATATCTGTAACTAATATTGAACGTATAGAAATCATTAAAGGTGCTTCTTCCTGTCTGTATGGAAGTGATGCTCTTGGTGGAGCAATCAATATTATTACCCGACACGGAGCATTAGCTCCTCAGGCAAACGCCTCTGTTCTCTACGGCAGTCTCCATATTGTAGATGCTACTCTCGAAGCAGAAGCACCATTTGCTTCTCAAAGGGGATCCGTAGTTGTATCAGGCAACTATTACCGTACAGATGGTTTCAACAGCAACTCTTATATGAAGGATGGTACGACGCTACCTCCGTATTCCAATTACAGTTTTCAGGGACGTACGCGGTATCGTCTTACCAAAAATGGAACTGTCGGCTTCACGGCAAGATATGCTGAACGGCATTCCACGATGATCAATGACTGGTCTGATGATCTGGTTAATAAAGACAACCAGACAGACCGGGATCTCAATTTAGCCGCAAGTTATGATCACCAGTTTGAAAACGGGCTCCGCAGTATGAGCAGATACTACTACACCCGCTATGAAACACAGATGGATGCCGAATGGGTAAAACAAAGTGCATTGATAAGTGCGCAAAAATTCGGACAACAGGTACACCGGGTTGAGCAGCAATTTGCGTACTCGCCGTTATCATCACTCAAACTGACAGGAGGATTAGGCGGGAGTCTTGAACTTATGGACAATAAGGAACTGAGTGAAGAACGTTCACTCAACACCGCTTTCGGTTATATACAGGCAGAATGGAAAACTTCAGATAAGCTCAATACATTGGCTGGCATACGCTATGACCGTACAAATGTATATGGCGGAAAAGCAAGTCCCAGCTTTGGCTTACAATACAGCGTTTCATCTACCCTCCTCCTTAAAGCCGGAATCGGTGCCGGTTTCAAATCTCCGGATTACAAAATGAGATACCAGGCCTTCTTTAATCCTGCAGCCAACTACCTTGTTTTAGGGACAGATGTACTCAAAGAGACCTTGCAGGCAATGGAAAATGCAGGTGAACTGAGCTACAAAAACAGCTATGTAGTCAATAAAACTGCCAACAATCTGCAGGCAGAGAAAAGTATGTCTCTAAACACAGGCTTAGTATGGCAACCTCAGAAACGTTTCAAAGCTGAAGTATCGGTGTTCTATCATCGGATCAACAATCAGATCAACAATGTCCTCGTAGGCTCGGGCACTACTATTGGTCAGATATATACATACCGTAATCTCCCCAAAGCTGTAAACAAGGGTGTAGAACTCACTTTGACAACACAATTGCTTACTGATCTGGAGCTTTCTGCAGGCTACCAGTATCTGATCGCTAAAGATCTGAGTGTATTAGACAGCATTCGTGCAGGAAGATGGCCCTTCAATCAGACGATCAACAATCCGGTGACAGGAGAATCCACGCCTGTTACAACCAAGAGCTACTGGGGAATCGAAGACCGTTCGCGCCACATGCTCAATCTCAAAGCATTATATGTGTACAGACCACTGGATCTGAGCCTGAATGTAAGAGCTAATATTCGTGGAAAATACCCGTTCCAGGAAATAAATGGCAATCAGTTTATTGACAAATTTGACGCTTTTGTACCGGAACATGTCCTGCTTAATATCACGATAGAGAAAAAACTATGGAACGACCGCTTATCGTTGCGGGTCATAGGCGACAATATATTAAACTTTACACATCAGTATATGCCGGGGCAACCCGGAAGAGTCATCCTGGGAGGTGTCGGTTATCGCTGGTTTAAAGAATAACACAAATCATACACCGCTATAATACAAATTATGATGAAGTATCTGAATATGCTAAACCCCAAAATACAAATGGAAGATAAAAATCTTATTATGAATGAATTGTACCCATTACACTGGTTCAGAAAGATAGGCTTTGGATTGTTAGGCGTCCTTTTCATCCTCAGCAGCAGTTCATGCAGCAAAAATGAAGATGATCCCCGCCCCTCATTAGAAGATGGTAAAAGTACGGTTATCTATGATTTGCCGGGAGATACTGAGGCCTCAATGGCAGGTAATGTAGATGGCAAGGAGAAAAGAGACTTCTATACTTTCCTTTATAGATTTCGTGACAAACGGCAGATCTGGATCAAAACAAAGGCAGACTCCCTTCAATGGCTTAAATTCAAAGATTGGGACCTTGCATTTACAGGTCCATACAATTCAGAAATATATGTTAATAATGCCACTTACGAATACAATCCGGGATTCGGAGGACAGGCGTCCAATACAGCTGTTGTTCTGGTTGACCAGGCTTATGAAAATGTAACTGCAGCTCCCGAAGATGCAACATTTAACAAAAGTGAAGTAAACAAAATCGGATGGGCATCCTCACAGGGATCTTATGGTTGGTTTCGCTACAGTCTGGATACCCATATCATGCAGGCTTTGCCCAACCGTACGTATATTGTTCGCCTTCCTGATGGAAAATATGCTAAACTTCAGCTCATTAATGCATATAAAGGTAATCCTCCGGCAGTCACTAACCTCAACTGGCCGGCACCCTACTATACATTTCGTTATTTTGTTCAGCAAGACGGAAGTAAAAACCTGACTACCAGATAATAAAAAGAACCAAATGAAATCCGAATATCTTATAAGAAACCGAATTTCATATACTAAATAGCAGTTTTAATAGCATCACCTATTAAAAATACTTCTATCTTAGCATTATTATTTAGAATTAATTTAAATAAAAATAACAACTATTATTAACACATGAAAAGTACAACCATCAACTCTTGCATCATGACGATCTACAAGACCGTGTTGCTGCCCATACTGGTAGGCTTTATCTTTATCGGCTGCAGTAAGAGTGATACTCCACAACCTGATCCGGAACCCGAGCCGCCCACTGCAGAGAGTATGTTTAATACACTCATTACAGTCAAAAACTTCGGAGAAGCCTTACCACAGGGAAGTGAACCAACTACAAAACAATCTCCTATATATTTTAGTCTGGAAAGTAAACAAGGAATCAATCCGGATTACAAACAGACTGCCAGATGGGACCTTTCATTTGATGATATATACCGAAGTTTCCTCAATTGCAACACACCGTTGCGAGGCGGAACCGGTAAAGGCGGAATTCTAATCGTCAAACAAAAATTCGAAGATGTAACCGAGGTTC
The Sphingobacterium spiritivorum genome window above contains:
- a CDS encoding HmuY family protein, translated to MMKYLNMLNPKIQMEDKNLIMNELYPLHWFRKIGFGLLGVLFILSSSSCSKNEDDPRPSLEDGKSTVIYDLPGDTEASMAGNVDGKEKRDFYTFLYRFRDKRQIWIKTKADSLQWLKFKDWDLAFTGPYNSEIYVNNATYEYNPGFGGQASNTAVVLVDQAYENVTAAPEDATFNKSEVNKIGWASSQGSYGWFRYSLDTHIMQALPNRTYIVRLPDGKYAKLQLINAYKGNPPAVTNLNWPAPYYTFRYFVQQDGSKNLTTR
- a CDS encoding TonB-dependent receptor is translated as MNQIVFYIKNIICILFFTVMHQLVYSQQKLHINGYIADADGQLIPNATVTLLPDNKVVMTDEKGRFSFAELYEGTYKIRISCVGYKPLEKELNLEKRSLQQLKLIVETDETSLSEVEIEKRIPSVDNLLRAEQAAMPVTVITRRQIELMGSRRLDEVMKEQTGVAVVNDISGGSRAVGVQMQGFSSNYVMVLIDGQPMLGRNNGNFDLSRISVTNIERIEIIKGASSCLYGSDALGGAINIITRHGALAPQANASVLYGSLHIVDATLEAEAPFASQRGSVVVSGNYYRTDGFNSNSYMKDGTTLPPYSNYSFQGRTRYRLTKNGTVGFTARYAERHSTMINDWSDDLVNKDNQTDRDLNLAASYDHQFENGLRSMSRYYYTRYETQMDAEWVKQSALISAQKFGQQVHRVEQQFAYSPLSSLKLTGGLGGSLELMDNKELSEERSLNTAFGYIQAEWKTSDKLNTLAGIRYDRTNVYGGKASPSFGLQYSVSSTLLLKAGIGAGFKSPDYKMRYQAFFNPAANYLVLGTDVLKETLQAMENAGELSYKNSYVVNKTANNLQAEKSMSLNTGLVWQPQKRFKAEVSVFYHRINNQINNVLVGSGTTIGQIYTYRNLPKAVNKGVELTLTTQLLTDLELSAGYQYLIAKDLSVLDSIRAGRWPFNQTINNPVTGESTPVTTKSYWGIEDRSRHMLNLKALYVYRPLDLSLNVRANIRGKYPFQEINGNQFIDKFDAFVPEHVLLNITIEKKLWNDRLSLRVIGDNILNFTHQYMPGQPGRVILGGVGYRWFKE
- a CDS encoding HmuY family protein, whose translation is MKSTTINSCIMTIYKTVLLPILVGFIFIGCSKSDTPQPDPEPEPPTAESMFNTLITVKNFGEALPQGSEPTTKQSPIYFSLESKQGINPDYKQTARWDLSFDDIYRSFLNCNTPLRGGTGKGGILIVKQKFEDVTEVPADNLFRTGEKSYGTDDSGAFGEGLGWYLYDFGGTIKGGSDPRKAHVCYPIEGHTIIVRTAKGNYAKVRIQSIYKDLLDPKDWYKDSPTPYFTFQYVLVKAGSKTFEIK